The proteins below are encoded in one region of Stigmatopora argus isolate UIUO_Sarg chromosome 2, RoL_Sarg_1.0, whole genome shotgun sequence:
- the lrp4 gene encoding low-density lipoprotein receptor-related protein 4 isoform X2, whose amino-acid sequence MQPVAVLCGALLSLLLSLSTGVDGSAECSCGRNHFTCAVSAFGECTCIPAQWQCDGDNDCGDHSDEDGCMLPTCSPLDFHCDNGKCIRRSWVCDGDNDCEDDSDEQDCPPRECEEDEFQCQNGYCIRSLWHCDGDNDCGDNSDEQCDMRKCSDKEFRCTDGSCIAEHWYCDGDTDCKDGSDEENCPSDVMAATCSAEEFQCAYGRCILDIYHCDGDDDCGDWSDESDCSSHQPCRSVEFMCSSGMCINAGWRCDGEFDCDDQSDEFNCTTSMCTADQFRCGTGRCVRLSWRCDGEDDCSDRSDEEGCEKTETSACAPDQFQCGNGRCIGQRKVCNEVNDCEDGTDELPHHECRPRPTDGNCNQNNGGCSQKCQMLRGLVQCTCHTGYRLMDDGRSCQDVNECAEEGYCSQGCTNIEGGFQCWCVQGYELRPDKRSCKALGPEPVLLFANRIDIRQVLPHRSEYTLLLNNLENAIALDFHHSQELVFWSDVTLDRIMKANLNGSNVEEVVSTGLESPGGLAIDWIHNKLYWTDSGTSRIEVANLDGSHRKVLLWQNMEKPRAIALHPIEGKIYWTDWGNTPRIEYANMDGSNRRVIADTHLFWPNGLTIDYAGHRMYWVDAKHHVIERADLDGRNRKAVINQGLPHPFAITVFEDSLYWTDWHTKSINSANKFTGKNQEIIRNKLHFPMDIHTLHPQRQPEGGKNRCGANNGGCSHLCLPGNKTYTCACPTGFKKVDHNNCANSLDKFLLFARRTDIRRISFDTEDMSDDVIPLADVRNAVALDWDARDSYIYWTDVTTDSINRALWNGSKQEVVVDTSLESPAGLAIDWVTNKLYWTDAGTDRIEVANADGSMRTVLIWENLDRPRDIVVDPIGGFMYWTDWGANPKIERAGMDSSSRIVIISSNLTWPNGLAIDYDTKRLYWADAGMKTIEFGNFDGSDRQVLIASQLPHPFGLTVHENMLYWTDWQSKSIQSANKFTGLERQTLTENLENLMDIHMFQRHRETVHNPCAVNNGGCSHLCLLAPAPKAFSCSCPTGINLEADGKTCTPGMTSFLIFARRTDIRMVSLDIPYFADVVLAVNSSMKNTIAIGVDPQDGKVYWSDSTLKKICRANINGTADEDIISTGLMTTDGLAVDAVGRKIYWTDTGTNRIEVANLDGSMRKVLVWQNLDSPRAIALYHEMGYMYWSDWGEHAKLERSSMDGSDRVILINNNLGWPNGLAIDIAGSQLLWADAHTERIEAADLNGQNRHTLVTPVQHPYGLTLLGPHIYWTDWQSRSIQRADKNSGANTITVRASLPGLMDIQAVDRKRTLGFNKCGWKNGGCTHLCLPRPNGTSCACPTGILLKSDGRTCEDSPETFLLFSNRISVRRISLDTNDHTDVHVPVPELHNVISLDYDSVDGKLYYTDVTLDVIRRSNLDGSGMETVISQGLKTTDGLAVDWVARNMYWTDTGRNTIEVARIDGTSRKVLVNNSLDEPRAIAVFPSKGFLFWTDWGHIAKIERSHLDGTDRKVLINTDLGWPNGLTLDYDTRRIFWVDAHLDRIESSDLNGKLRQILVSPVSHPFALTQQDRWIYWTDWQTKSIQRVDKHTGRNKETVLANVEGLMDIIVVSPTRQIGTNLCGVNNGGCTHLCFAKTSSFICACPDEPDGRPCSTIAGYIPTSPSRETSSTPVPNKIPKASTVTSQSGPSMLNCTDKNLNVEECLQSNVVTAPHGEGLHISYVIGGVLTMLAILILIVALIIYRHKKSKFADPGVSNLTYSNPSYRTSTQEVKIEASQKPPIYNQLRYKKEGGLEGGYTKEKIRIVEGVCLLSTEELYWDDLKQIKPSRGGLHTCMRTDTVSLQASSASLDDGETEQLLQEEASECSSITTLTPSAITPQRHAEHSLPDTGWISMRKPSTESEV is encoded by the exons CTCCCCGAGAATGTGAGGAAGATGAGTTTCAATGCCAGAATGGTTACTGTATCCGTAGCTTATGGCATTGTGATGGAGACAATGACTGTGGTGACAACAGTGATGAACAGTGTG ACATGCGAAAATGTTCAGACAAGGAGTTCCGCTGTACAGACGGCAGCTGCATTGCTGAGCACTGGTATTGTGATGGTGACACGGACTGCAAGGACGGATCTGATGAAGAAAACTGCC CTTCAGATGTGATGGCAGCCACCTGCAGTGCCGAGGAGTTCCAGTGTGCATATGGCCGCTGCATTCTTGACATCTACCACTGTGATGGAGATGATGATTGTGGAGACTGGTCAGATGAGTCAGATTGCT CATCTCACCAACCATGCAGGTCTGTTGAGTTCATGTGCAGTAGCGGAATGTGCATCAATGCAGGCTGGAGGTGTGATGGCGAATTTGACTGTGATGATCAGTCTGATGAATTCAACTGCA CCACATCTATGTGCACAGCTGACCAGTTTCGGTGTGGAACCGGACGTTGTGTCCGGTTGTCATGGCGATGCGATGGGGAAGATGACTGTTCAGACCGCAGTGATGAAGAGGGTTGTGAGAAAACTG AAACATCTGCTTGTGCTCCTGACCAATTCCAATGTGGTAATGGACGCTGTATAGGTCAGAGGAAGGTGTGTAATGAAGTTAACGACTGTGAAGACGGGACTGATGAGCTTCCACACCATGAATGTC GTCCACGCCCCACTGATGGCAACTGTAACCAGAATAATGGTGGTTGCTCCCAGAAGTGTCAGATGCTTCGAGGTCTGGTCCAGTGCACCTGCCACACTGGATACCGACTGATGGATGATGGCAGATCGTGCCAAG ATGTGAACGAGTGCGCTGAAGAAGGCTACTGCAGTCAGGGCTGCACCAACATTGAGGGCGGCTTCCAGTGCTGGTGTGTTCAGGGCTATGAGCTGCGGCCCGACAAGCGCAGCTGCAAGGCACTGG GTCCAGAGCCGGTGCTGTTGTTTGCCAATCGAATTGATATTCGTCAGGTTCTGCCGCACCGCTCTGAGTACACATTGCTGCTAAACAACCTTGAGAATGCCATCGCTCTCGATTTTCATCACAGCCAAGAGCTGGTTTTCTGGTCGGACGTAACACTGGACCGCATCATGAAAGCCAACCTCAATGGATCCAATGTGGAAGAAGTTGTCTCTACTGGTTTGGAGAGCCCAG GTGGGCTAGCCATTGATTGGATCCATAATAAGTTGTACTGGACAGACTCCGGGACATCACGCATTGAGGTGGCTAATCTGGATGGGAGTCATCGCAAGGTGCTGCTGTGGCAGAACATGGAGAAGCCCCGAGCCATTGCGCTGCACCCTATAGAGGG TAAAATCTACTGGACTGACTGGGGCAACACGCCTCGCATAGAGTATGCCAATATGGATGGCTCGAACCGACGGGTCATTGCCGACACCCACTTGTTCTGGCCAAACGGCCTTACAATCGACTATGCTGGCCATCGCATGTACTGGGTGGACGCTAAACACCATGTCATTGAAAGAGCCGACCTGGATGGACGTAATCGTAAAGCTGTCATCAACCAAG GACTGCCTCACCCATTTGCCATCACTGTATTTGAAGACAGCCTCTACTGGACTGACTGGCATACCAAGAGCATCAACAGTGCCAATAAATTTACCGGCAAGAACCAAGAGATCATTCGTAACAAATTGCACTTCCCCATGGATATCCACACCTTGCACCCCCAGAGGCAACCTGAAG GAGGCAAGAATCGCTGTGGTGCCAACAATGGAGGTTGTAGCCACTTGTGTCTCCCTGGCAATAAAACGTACACCTGTGCTTGTCCAACTGGTTTCAAGAAGGTGGACCACAACAACTGTGCTAACA GTCTTGACAAGTTCCTGCTTTTTGCCCGAAGGACGGACATCAGACGAATCAGCTTTGACACAGAAGATATGTCCGATGATGTCATCCCTCTGGCTGATGTGCGCAATGCTGTGGCACTGGACTGGGATGCCAGAGACAGCTACATCTACTGGACTGACGTGACCACAGACTCTATCAACAGAGCCCTATGGAATGGCAGCAAGCAGGAG GTGGTTGTGGACACCAGCCTGGAGAGTCCAGCTGGTTTAGCTATTGACTGGGTGACTAACAAACTCTACTGGACTGATGCTG GTACAGATCGTATTGAGGTCGCTAATGCAGATGGGAGCATGCGGACTGTGCTTATATGGGAGAACCTTGATCGACCCAGGGACATTGTTGTCGATCCTATTGGAGG TTTCATGTACTGGACTGACTGGGGTGCCAACCCAAAGATTGAACGTGCAGGGATGGATTCTTCAAGTCGCATAGTCATTATCTCTTCTAACTTGACATGGCCCAATGGGCTTGCCATTGACTATGACACTAAACGCCTATATTGGGCAGACGCTGGCATGAAGACAATTGAATTTGGAAACTTTGATGGTTCTGACCGACAG GTTTTGATTGCCAGTCAGCTACCTCACCCCTTCggccttactgtacatgaaaACATGCTGTACTGGACAGATTGGCAGTCCAAGAGCATCCAGAGTGCTAACAAATTCACTGGCTTGGAGCGGCAAACACTTACAGAAAATCTGGAGAACCTAATGGATATTCACATGTTCCAGAGGCATCGCGAAACAG TGCACAACCCATGTGCAGTGAACAATGGAGGTTGTAGTCACCTCTGTCTCCTGGCTCCTGCTCCCAAAGCCTTCAGTTGTTCGTGTCCTACTGGTATCAACCTTGAGGCAGATGGAAAGACCTGCACACCTG gGATGACAAGCTTCTTAATCTTCGCACGGCGGACGGACATAAGAATGGTGTCTTTGGACATCCCTTACTTTGCTGATGTGGTTCTTGCTGTCAACAGTTCCATGAAAAATACAATTGCCATTGGAGTTGACCCACAAGATG GAAAGGTATATTGGTCAGACagtacacttaaaaaaatctgcAGAGCCAATATCAATGGGACAGCTGACGAAGACATCATATCTACAG GACTGATGACGACTGATGGTCTGGCAGTAGATGCAGTAGGCCGAAAGATTTACTGGACAGATACAGGAACCAACCGGATAGAAGTTGCCAATTTGGATGGCTCGATGAGGAAAGTTTTAGTGTGGCAAAACCTCGACAGCCCCCGTGCCATTGCACTTTACCATGAGATGGG TTATATGTATTGGTCTGACTGGGGAGAGCATGCGAAATTGGAGCGCTCATCAATGGATGGATCAGATCGAGTGATCCTCATAAATAATAATCTTGGATGGCCCAATGGTCTTGCCATAGACATAGCTGGCTCACAGTTATTGTGGGCTGATGCTCATACTGAG CGCATCGaggctgctgatttgaatggCCAAAACCGTCACACCCTGGTGACACCAGTCCAACACCCGTATGGTTTAACCCTTTTGGGGCCCCACATCTATTGGACTGACTGGCAGAGTCGCAGCATCCAGCGagcagacaaaaattcaggtgcCAACACTATCACTGTTCGTGCCAGCCTGCCAGGCCTGATGGACATCCAGGCTGTGGACAGAAAGAGAACTTTGG GATTCAATAAGTGTGGCTGGAAAAATGGTGGCTGCACTCACCTGTGTCTTCCTCGCCCCAATGGTACTTCCTGTGCTTGTCCTACTGGCATCCTGCTCAAGAGCGATGGTAGAACATGTGAAGACTCCCCCGAAACATTTCTTCTCTTCTCCAACCGCATCAGTGTGCGGAGAATCTCTTTGGACACTAACGATCACACAGATGTGCACGTACCTGTGCCCGAGCTGCACAATGTGATTTCGTTAGACTATGACAGTGTAGATGGAAAACTGTACTACACTGATGTCACCTTGGATGTGATAAG acGTTCAAACCTTGATGGCAGTGGAATGGAGACTGTAATAAGTCAGGGTCTAAAGACCACAGATGGCTTGGCTGTTGATTGGGTGGCCAGAAATATGTATTGGACTGACACCGGTCGAAACACCATTGAGGTGGCGCGCATTGACGGAACCAGCCGCAAAGTCCTTGTCAATAACAGTTTGGATGAACCCAGAGCCATTGCAGTGTTCCCGAGCAAAGG GTTTCTTTTCTGGACCGACTGGGGTCATATCGCTAAGATTGAACGATCTCACCTGGATGGCACAGACCGCAAAGTTCTTATCAATACTGACCTGGGCTGGCCCAATGGACTCACATTAGATTACGACACGCGAAG AATATTTTGGGTTGATGCCCATTTGGACAGGATCGAGAGTTCTGACCTGAACGGAAAACTGCGTCAGATCCTTGTTAGCCCAGTGTCCCACCCCTTCGCCTTAACACAG CAAGACCGCTGGATCTATTGGACTGATTGGCAGACTAAGTCCATCCAGCGAGTGGACAAACACACTGGCCGTAACAAGGAAACTGTGCTGGCCAATGTTGAGGGCCTCATGGACATTATAGTGGTTTCACCCACCAGGCAGATAG GTACGAACCTCTGTGGGGTGAACAATGGAGGCTGCACCCACCTATGCTTTGCTAAGACTAGCAGTTTTATCTGTGCATGCCCAGATGAGCCAGATGGACGGCCATGCTCTACCA TTGCAGGATACATCCCCACTTCTCCCAGCAGAGAAACCAGCAGCACCCCGGTCCCGAACAAGATCCCCAAAGCTTCAACAGTAACATCCCAAAGTGGACCCTCCATGTTGAA CTGCACTGACAAGAACCTAAATGTTGAAGAGTGCTTACAAAGCAATGTGGTGACTGCTCCCCATG GGGAAGGACTTCATATCAGCTATGTGATTGGAGGCGTTTTGACTATGCTGGCTATTCTAATTCTCATTGTTGCTTTGATTATTTACAG acataaaaagtcaaaatttgcTGACCCAGGAGTCAGCAACCTGACATACAGTAACCCATCTTATCGAACTTCCACACAAGAGGTCAAGATTGAAGCCTCCCAGAAGCCTCCAATATATAATCAACTTCGATATAAGAAAGAG GGTGGATTGGAGGGAGGGTACACAAAAGAGAAGATCCGTATTGTGGAGGGCGTGTGTCTTCTATCCACCGAGGAACTCTATTGGGATGACCTCAAACAAATCAAGCCATCACGAGGAGGCCTCCACACCTGCATGCGCACAGACACTGTTTCGCTGCAAGCGAGCAGCGCTTCACTGGATGATGGAGAGACGGAGCAGCTCCTTCAGGAAGAGGCTTCTGAGTGTTCCTCCATAACAACCCTCACCCCCTCAGCGATCACCCCTCAGCGTCACGCTGAGCACAGCCTGCCCGACACTGGCTGGATTTCCATGCGCAAGCCCTCGACTGAGAGTGAAGTTTGA
- the lrp4 gene encoding low-density lipoprotein receptor-related protein 4 isoform X1: MQPVAVLCGALLSLLLSLSTGVDGSAECSCGRNHFTCAVSAFGECTCIPAQWQCDGDNDCGDHSDEDGCMLPTCSPLDFHCDNGKCIRRSWVCDGDNDCEDDSDEQDCPPRECEEDEFQCQNGYCIRSLWHCDGDNDCGDNSDEQCDMRKCSDKEFRCTDGSCIAEHWYCDGDTDCKDGSDEENCPSDVMAATCSAEEFQCAYGRCILDIYHCDGDDDCGDWSDESDCSSHQPCRSVEFMCSSGMCINAGWRCDGEFDCDDQSDEFNCTTSMCTADQFRCGTGRCVRLSWRCDGEDDCSDRSDEEGCEKTETSACAPDQFQCGNGRCIGQRKVCNEVNDCEDGTDELPHHECRPRPTDGNCNQNNGGCSQKCQMLRGLVQCTCHTGYRLMDDGRSCQDVNECAEEGYCSQGCTNIEGGFQCWCVQGYELRPDKRSCKALGPEPVLLFANRIDIRQVLPHRSEYTLLLNNLENAIALDFHHSQELVFWSDVTLDRIMKANLNGSNVEEVVSTGLESPGGLAIDWIHNKLYWTDSGTSRIEVANLDGSHRKVLLWQNMEKPRAIALHPIEGKIYWTDWGNTPRIEYANMDGSNRRVIADTHLFWPNGLTIDYAGHRMYWVDAKHHVIERADLDGRNRKAVINQGLPHPFAITVFEDSLYWTDWHTKSINSANKFTGKNQEIIRNKLHFPMDIHTLHPQRQPEGGKNRCGANNGGCSHLCLPGNKTYTCACPTGFKKVDHNNCANSLDKFLLFARRTDIRRISFDTEDMSDDVIPLADVRNAVALDWDARDSYIYWTDVTTDSINRALWNGSKQEVVVDTSLESPAGLAIDWVTNKLYWTDAGTDRIEVANADGSMRTVLIWENLDRPRDIVVDPIGGFMYWTDWGANPKIERAGMDSSSRIVIISSNLTWPNGLAIDYDTKRLYWADAGMKTIEFGNFDGSDRQVLIASQLPHPFGLTVHENMLYWTDWQSKSIQSANKFTGLERQTLTENLENLMDIHMFQRHRETVHNPCAVNNGGCSHLCLLAPAPKAFSCSCPTGINLEADGKTCTPGMTSFLIFARRTDIRMVSLDIPYFADVVLAVNSSMKNTIAIGVDPQDGKVYWSDSTLKKICRANINGTADEDIISTGLMTTDGLAVDAVGRKIYWTDTGTNRIEVANLDGSMRKVLVWQNLDSPRAIALYHEMGYMYWSDWGEHAKLERSSMDGSDRVILINNNLGWPNGLAIDIAGSQLLWADAHTERIEAADLNGQNRHTLVTPVQHPYGLTLLGPHIYWTDWQSRSIQRADKNSGANTITVRASLPGLMDIQAVDRKRTLGFNKCGWKNGGCTHLCLPRPNGTSCACPTGILLKSDGRTCEDSPETFLLFSNRISVRRISLDTNDHTDVHVPVPELHNVISLDYDSVDGKLYYTDVTLDVIRRSNLDGSGMETVISQGLKTTDGLAVDWVARNMYWTDTGRNTIEVARIDGTSRKVLVNNSLDEPRAIAVFPSKGFLFWTDWGHIAKIERSHLDGTDRKVLINTDLGWPNGLTLDYDTRRIFWVDAHLDRIESSDLNGKLRQILVSPVSHPFALTQLKPVASPLTPFSRLSQQDRWIYWTDWQTKSIQRVDKHTGRNKETVLANVEGLMDIIVVSPTRQIGTNLCGVNNGGCTHLCFAKTSSFICACPDEPDGRPCSTIAGYIPTSPSRETSSTPVPNKIPKASTVTSQSGPSMLNCTDKNLNVEECLQSNVVTAPHGEGLHISYVIGGVLTMLAILILIVALIIYRHKKSKFADPGVSNLTYSNPSYRTSTQEVKIEASQKPPIYNQLRYKKEGGLEGGYTKEKIRIVEGVCLLSTEELYWDDLKQIKPSRGGLHTCMRTDTVSLQASSASLDDGETEQLLQEEASECSSITTLTPSAITPQRHAEHSLPDTGWISMRKPSTESEV; encoded by the exons CTCCCCGAGAATGTGAGGAAGATGAGTTTCAATGCCAGAATGGTTACTGTATCCGTAGCTTATGGCATTGTGATGGAGACAATGACTGTGGTGACAACAGTGATGAACAGTGTG ACATGCGAAAATGTTCAGACAAGGAGTTCCGCTGTACAGACGGCAGCTGCATTGCTGAGCACTGGTATTGTGATGGTGACACGGACTGCAAGGACGGATCTGATGAAGAAAACTGCC CTTCAGATGTGATGGCAGCCACCTGCAGTGCCGAGGAGTTCCAGTGTGCATATGGCCGCTGCATTCTTGACATCTACCACTGTGATGGAGATGATGATTGTGGAGACTGGTCAGATGAGTCAGATTGCT CATCTCACCAACCATGCAGGTCTGTTGAGTTCATGTGCAGTAGCGGAATGTGCATCAATGCAGGCTGGAGGTGTGATGGCGAATTTGACTGTGATGATCAGTCTGATGAATTCAACTGCA CCACATCTATGTGCACAGCTGACCAGTTTCGGTGTGGAACCGGACGTTGTGTCCGGTTGTCATGGCGATGCGATGGGGAAGATGACTGTTCAGACCGCAGTGATGAAGAGGGTTGTGAGAAAACTG AAACATCTGCTTGTGCTCCTGACCAATTCCAATGTGGTAATGGACGCTGTATAGGTCAGAGGAAGGTGTGTAATGAAGTTAACGACTGTGAAGACGGGACTGATGAGCTTCCACACCATGAATGTC GTCCACGCCCCACTGATGGCAACTGTAACCAGAATAATGGTGGTTGCTCCCAGAAGTGTCAGATGCTTCGAGGTCTGGTCCAGTGCACCTGCCACACTGGATACCGACTGATGGATGATGGCAGATCGTGCCAAG ATGTGAACGAGTGCGCTGAAGAAGGCTACTGCAGTCAGGGCTGCACCAACATTGAGGGCGGCTTCCAGTGCTGGTGTGTTCAGGGCTATGAGCTGCGGCCCGACAAGCGCAGCTGCAAGGCACTGG GTCCAGAGCCGGTGCTGTTGTTTGCCAATCGAATTGATATTCGTCAGGTTCTGCCGCACCGCTCTGAGTACACATTGCTGCTAAACAACCTTGAGAATGCCATCGCTCTCGATTTTCATCACAGCCAAGAGCTGGTTTTCTGGTCGGACGTAACACTGGACCGCATCATGAAAGCCAACCTCAATGGATCCAATGTGGAAGAAGTTGTCTCTACTGGTTTGGAGAGCCCAG GTGGGCTAGCCATTGATTGGATCCATAATAAGTTGTACTGGACAGACTCCGGGACATCACGCATTGAGGTGGCTAATCTGGATGGGAGTCATCGCAAGGTGCTGCTGTGGCAGAACATGGAGAAGCCCCGAGCCATTGCGCTGCACCCTATAGAGGG TAAAATCTACTGGACTGACTGGGGCAACACGCCTCGCATAGAGTATGCCAATATGGATGGCTCGAACCGACGGGTCATTGCCGACACCCACTTGTTCTGGCCAAACGGCCTTACAATCGACTATGCTGGCCATCGCATGTACTGGGTGGACGCTAAACACCATGTCATTGAAAGAGCCGACCTGGATGGACGTAATCGTAAAGCTGTCATCAACCAAG GACTGCCTCACCCATTTGCCATCACTGTATTTGAAGACAGCCTCTACTGGACTGACTGGCATACCAAGAGCATCAACAGTGCCAATAAATTTACCGGCAAGAACCAAGAGATCATTCGTAACAAATTGCACTTCCCCATGGATATCCACACCTTGCACCCCCAGAGGCAACCTGAAG GAGGCAAGAATCGCTGTGGTGCCAACAATGGAGGTTGTAGCCACTTGTGTCTCCCTGGCAATAAAACGTACACCTGTGCTTGTCCAACTGGTTTCAAGAAGGTGGACCACAACAACTGTGCTAACA GTCTTGACAAGTTCCTGCTTTTTGCCCGAAGGACGGACATCAGACGAATCAGCTTTGACACAGAAGATATGTCCGATGATGTCATCCCTCTGGCTGATGTGCGCAATGCTGTGGCACTGGACTGGGATGCCAGAGACAGCTACATCTACTGGACTGACGTGACCACAGACTCTATCAACAGAGCCCTATGGAATGGCAGCAAGCAGGAG GTGGTTGTGGACACCAGCCTGGAGAGTCCAGCTGGTTTAGCTATTGACTGGGTGACTAACAAACTCTACTGGACTGATGCTG GTACAGATCGTATTGAGGTCGCTAATGCAGATGGGAGCATGCGGACTGTGCTTATATGGGAGAACCTTGATCGACCCAGGGACATTGTTGTCGATCCTATTGGAGG TTTCATGTACTGGACTGACTGGGGTGCCAACCCAAAGATTGAACGTGCAGGGATGGATTCTTCAAGTCGCATAGTCATTATCTCTTCTAACTTGACATGGCCCAATGGGCTTGCCATTGACTATGACACTAAACGCCTATATTGGGCAGACGCTGGCATGAAGACAATTGAATTTGGAAACTTTGATGGTTCTGACCGACAG GTTTTGATTGCCAGTCAGCTACCTCACCCCTTCggccttactgtacatgaaaACATGCTGTACTGGACAGATTGGCAGTCCAAGAGCATCCAGAGTGCTAACAAATTCACTGGCTTGGAGCGGCAAACACTTACAGAAAATCTGGAGAACCTAATGGATATTCACATGTTCCAGAGGCATCGCGAAACAG TGCACAACCCATGTGCAGTGAACAATGGAGGTTGTAGTCACCTCTGTCTCCTGGCTCCTGCTCCCAAAGCCTTCAGTTGTTCGTGTCCTACTGGTATCAACCTTGAGGCAGATGGAAAGACCTGCACACCTG gGATGACAAGCTTCTTAATCTTCGCACGGCGGACGGACATAAGAATGGTGTCTTTGGACATCCCTTACTTTGCTGATGTGGTTCTTGCTGTCAACAGTTCCATGAAAAATACAATTGCCATTGGAGTTGACCCACAAGATG GAAAGGTATATTGGTCAGACagtacacttaaaaaaatctgcAGAGCCAATATCAATGGGACAGCTGACGAAGACATCATATCTACAG GACTGATGACGACTGATGGTCTGGCAGTAGATGCAGTAGGCCGAAAGATTTACTGGACAGATACAGGAACCAACCGGATAGAAGTTGCCAATTTGGATGGCTCGATGAGGAAAGTTTTAGTGTGGCAAAACCTCGACAGCCCCCGTGCCATTGCACTTTACCATGAGATGGG TTATATGTATTGGTCTGACTGGGGAGAGCATGCGAAATTGGAGCGCTCATCAATGGATGGATCAGATCGAGTGATCCTCATAAATAATAATCTTGGATGGCCCAATGGTCTTGCCATAGACATAGCTGGCTCACAGTTATTGTGGGCTGATGCTCATACTGAG CGCATCGaggctgctgatttgaatggCCAAAACCGTCACACCCTGGTGACACCAGTCCAACACCCGTATGGTTTAACCCTTTTGGGGCCCCACATCTATTGGACTGACTGGCAGAGTCGCAGCATCCAGCGagcagacaaaaattcaggtgcCAACACTATCACTGTTCGTGCCAGCCTGCCAGGCCTGATGGACATCCAGGCTGTGGACAGAAAGAGAACTTTGG GATTCAATAAGTGTGGCTGGAAAAATGGTGGCTGCACTCACCTGTGTCTTCCTCGCCCCAATGGTACTTCCTGTGCTTGTCCTACTGGCATCCTGCTCAAGAGCGATGGTAGAACATGTGAAGACTCCCCCGAAACATTTCTTCTCTTCTCCAACCGCATCAGTGTGCGGAGAATCTCTTTGGACACTAACGATCACACAGATGTGCACGTACCTGTGCCCGAGCTGCACAATGTGATTTCGTTAGACTATGACAGTGTAGATGGAAAACTGTACTACACTGATGTCACCTTGGATGTGATAAG acGTTCAAACCTTGATGGCAGTGGAATGGAGACTGTAATAAGTCAGGGTCTAAAGACCACAGATGGCTTGGCTGTTGATTGGGTGGCCAGAAATATGTATTGGACTGACACCGGTCGAAACACCATTGAGGTGGCGCGCATTGACGGAACCAGCCGCAAAGTCCTTGTCAATAACAGTTTGGATGAACCCAGAGCCATTGCAGTGTTCCCGAGCAAAGG GTTTCTTTTCTGGACCGACTGGGGTCATATCGCTAAGATTGAACGATCTCACCTGGATGGCACAGACCGCAAAGTTCTTATCAATACTGACCTGGGCTGGCCCAATGGACTCACATTAGATTACGACACGCGAAG AATATTTTGGGTTGATGCCCATTTGGACAGGATCGAGAGTTCTGACCTGAACGGAAAACTGCGTCAGATCCTTGTTAGCCCAGTGTCCCACCCCTTCGCCTTAACACAG TTGAAGCCAGTCGCCTCCCCTCTAACCCCTTTCTCCCGACTCTCACAGCAAGACCGCTGGATCTATTGGACTGATTGGCAGACTAAGTCCATCCAGCGAGTGGACAAACACACTGGCCGTAACAAGGAAACTGTGCTGGCCAATGTTGAGGGCCTCATGGACATTATAGTGGTTTCACCCACCAGGCAGATAG GTACGAACCTCTGTGGGGTGAACAATGGAGGCTGCACCCACCTATGCTTTGCTAAGACTAGCAGTTTTATCTGTGCATGCCCAGATGAGCCAGATGGACGGCCATGCTCTACCA TTGCAGGATACATCCCCACTTCTCCCAGCAGAGAAACCAGCAGCACCCCGGTCCCGAACAAGATCCCCAAAGCTTCAACAGTAACATCCCAAAGTGGACCCTCCATGTTGAA CTGCACTGACAAGAACCTAAATGTTGAAGAGTGCTTACAAAGCAATGTGGTGACTGCTCCCCATG GGGAAGGACTTCATATCAGCTATGTGATTGGAGGCGTTTTGACTATGCTGGCTATTCTAATTCTCATTGTTGCTTTGATTATTTACAG acataaaaagtcaaaatttgcTGACCCAGGAGTCAGCAACCTGACATACAGTAACCCATCTTATCGAACTTCCACACAAGAGGTCAAGATTGAAGCCTCCCAGAAGCCTCCAATATATAATCAACTTCGATATAAGAAAGAG GGTGGATTGGAGGGAGGGTACACAAAAGAGAAGATCCGTATTGTGGAGGGCGTGTGTCTTCTATCCACCGAGGAACTCTATTGGGATGACCTCAAACAAATCAAGCCATCACGAGGAGGCCTCCACACCTGCATGCGCACAGACACTGTTTCGCTGCAAGCGAGCAGCGCTTCACTGGATGATGGAGAGACGGAGCAGCTCCTTCAGGAAGAGGCTTCTGAGTGTTCCTCCATAACAACCCTCACCCCCTCAGCGATCACCCCTCAGCGTCACGCTGAGCACAGCCTGCCCGACACTGGCTGGATTTCCATGCGCAAGCCCTCGACTGAGAGTGAAGTTTGA